A region from the Paraurantiacibacter namhicola genome encodes:
- the ubiB gene encoding 2-polyprenylphenol 6-hydroxylase has translation MTRPSTHIWRLLKWGRTLAKHGALRGIEADPNTPSPVKRLARIARFGTFQPREPDYAAAFQDIGPAAIKLGQSLATRPDLVGDAAAHNLLSLQDSLPPVPFAAIEREVAATFEQPLDTLFSHIDPEPVGAASIAQVHKGVTTDGTTVAIKVLRPGIRERFARDITTYEWAAAHLEALGGEAARLRPALTIANFKRWTNRELDLRREAASASELAEVMAGHPGYAIPAIDWDRTNGRVMTIEWIDGVKISDVEALEAAGHDRKELARRLVLAFLTQAISAGFFHADMHQGNLFVRADGTIVAIDFGIMGRIDRQARQWLAEILYGLTTGNYRRVAEIHFEARYVPSHHSVDEFATALRAVGEPMRGKPVSELSVGQMLDGLFAITRDFDMQTQPHLLLLQKTMVMVEGIATQLDPEINMWDVSAPYVRSWIRDELGPEAAIADRIREDTQTLLGIPDLVRRIEERFPPKGGAPEPAPLPDVELVWERRKREGRGWLGYTAAALGGGALVWAGSMLGWLG, from the coding sequence GTGACGCGCCCCTCGACGCATATCTGGCGGCTCCTGAAATGGGGCCGCACGCTGGCGAAGCATGGCGCGCTGCGCGGGATCGAGGCCGATCCCAACACGCCCTCTCCGGTCAAGCGGCTGGCCCGTATCGCGCGCTTCGGCACCTTCCAGCCGCGCGAGCCGGATTACGCCGCAGCCTTCCAAGACATCGGCCCGGCCGCCATCAAGCTGGGCCAGTCGCTCGCCACCCGTCCCGATCTGGTGGGCGATGCGGCCGCGCACAACCTGCTGAGCCTGCAGGACAGCCTGCCACCGGTGCCCTTTGCCGCCATCGAGCGCGAAGTGGCCGCCACTTTCGAGCAGCCGCTGGACACGCTGTTCAGCCATATCGATCCGGAGCCTGTGGGCGCCGCCAGCATTGCGCAGGTGCACAAGGGCGTGACGACGGACGGCACAACCGTGGCCATCAAGGTCCTGCGCCCCGGCATCCGCGAACGCTTCGCGCGCGACATTACGACTTATGAATGGGCCGCAGCGCATCTGGAGGCGCTGGGCGGGGAAGCTGCGCGCCTGCGCCCGGCACTGACCATCGCCAATTTCAAGCGCTGGACCAATCGCGAGCTGGACCTGCGGCGCGAGGCGGCCAGCGCATCCGAACTGGCAGAGGTGATGGCAGGCCATCCCGGCTATGCCATCCCCGCCATCGACTGGGACCGCACCAATGGCCGGGTGATGACCATCGAGTGGATCGACGGGGTCAAGATCAGCGACGTCGAGGCGCTGGAGGCAGCCGGGCATGACCGCAAGGAACTGGCCCGCAGGCTGGTGCTGGCCTTCCTGACGCAGGCCATCAGCGCGGGCTTCTTCCATGCCGACATGCACCAAGGGAACCTCTTCGTGCGGGCGGACGGGACCATCGTGGCGATCGATTTCGGCATCATGGGCCGGATCGACCGGCAGGCGCGGCAATGGCTGGCGGAAATTCTCTATGGCCTGACCACTGGCAATTACCGCCGCGTGGCGGAGATTCATTTCGAGGCACGCTACGTCCCCTCGCACCATTCGGTGGACGAGTTCGCAACAGCCCTGCGCGCGGTGGGCGAGCCCATGCGCGGCAAGCCGGTGAGTGAGCTGTCTGTCGGGCAGATGCTGGATGGCCTGTTTGCCATCACGCGCGATTTCGACATGCAGACACAGCCGCACCTGCTGCTGCTGCAGAAGACCATGGTGATGGTGGAAGGGATCGCCACGCAGCTCGATCCGGAAATCAACATGTGGGACGTCAGCGCGCCTTATGTGCGCAGCTGGATCCGTGACGAGCTGGGGCCGGAAGCGGCCATCGCCGACAGGATCCGTGAAGACACGCAGACCCTTCTCGGTATTCCCGATCTGGTTCGGCGGATAGAGGAGCGCTTTCCGCCCAAGGGCGGCGCGCCGGAGCCCGCTCCGCTGCCCGATGTGGAGCTGGTTTGGGAACGCCGCAAGCGCGAAGGGCGCGGCTGGCTGGGCTATACCGCTGCGGCGCTTGGCGGCGGGGCTCTGGTATGGG
- a CDS encoding class I SAM-dependent methyltransferase encodes MNDTVSFGYEEVAPEEKTRRVGAVFSGVAAKYDVMNDAMSAGMHRVWKDTFVRRVKPQPGEAILDMAGGTGDIAFRMAARGADVTVADINQEMLDVGVERAMERGIDGLVWSNQNAEELTYPPRVFDAYTIAFGIRNVTDIPKALREAHRVLKYGGRFFCLEFSQTDWPGFREVYDLYSHKLMPQLGKVIADDEDSYRYLAESIRRFPKPPVFEGMIREAGFARTRVESILGGAVNIHSGWKV; translated from the coding sequence TTCGGGTATGAAGAGGTCGCCCCGGAAGAGAAGACGCGGCGCGTTGGCGCGGTCTTTTCAGGCGTGGCGGCCAAGTACGATGTGATGAACGATGCCATGTCCGCCGGCATGCACCGCGTGTGGAAGGACACTTTCGTGCGCCGTGTGAAGCCGCAGCCGGGCGAGGCGATCCTCGACATGGCAGGCGGCACGGGCGACATCGCCTTCCGCATGGCAGCGCGCGGGGCGGACGTCACCGTAGCGGACATCAACCAGGAAATGCTGGATGTGGGTGTCGAACGCGCAATGGAGCGCGGGATAGATGGCCTCGTCTGGTCCAACCAGAACGCCGAAGAGCTGACCTATCCCCCGCGCGTCTTCGATGCTTACACCATCGCATTCGGCATCCGGAACGTGACCGATATCCCCAAGGCCCTGCGCGAGGCGCACCGCGTGCTGAAATATGGCGGGCGGTTCTTCTGCCTGGAGTTCAGCCAGACGGACTGGCCGGGCTTCCGCGAAGTCTACGACCTCTATTCCCACAAGCTGATGCCGCAGCTCGGCAAGGTCATTGCGGATGACGAGGACAGTTACCGCTATCTCGCCGAATCGATCCGCCGCTTCCCCAAGCCGCCGGTCTTCGAAGGCATGATCCGCGAGGCAGGCTTTGCCCGAACCCGCGTGGAAAGCATCCTGGGCGGCGCGGTCAACATCCATTCCGGGTGGAAAGTATAG